Proteins found in one Sporosarcina jeotgali genomic segment:
- the pxpB gene encoding 5-oxoprolinase subunit PxpB, with protein sequence MEFIISPLGDRAVLLEFGEPYLEETERKIRTVTAVFDEQQPAWFIEYIPSYTSVTILYDIHCFPRDVFPYEKVCLEIRKLFDSLEPIKITERRTVRIPVLYGGDHGPDLQSVAELNELTINEVITIHTSAVYTVQMLGFAPGFPFLAGMSQKIAAPRREDPRLRIPPRSVGIAGGQTGIYPIETPGGWQLIGQTPIELFLPDETPPSLLRAGDQLEFFAITKEQYDVYKEGNV encoded by the coding sequence ATGGAGTTTATCATTTCTCCTTTAGGAGATCGGGCAGTTCTCCTCGAATTCGGGGAACCATATCTTGAAGAAACGGAAAGAAAGATCAGAACCGTGACTGCTGTATTTGATGAACAACAGCCGGCTTGGTTCATTGAATACATTCCATCCTATACGTCCGTTACCATTCTTTATGATATTCACTGTTTTCCAAGAGATGTGTTTCCTTATGAAAAAGTTTGTTTGGAAATTCGAAAGTTATTTGACAGTCTGGAACCGATTAAGATAACCGAACGGCGTACGGTTAGAATTCCAGTATTGTATGGCGGCGACCACGGCCCTGACTTGCAAAGTGTTGCTGAACTGAACGAACTGACAATAAATGAAGTAATCACTATTCATACGTCTGCTGTCTACACTGTACAAATGTTAGGCTTTGCCCCAGGATTTCCATTTTTAGCAGGGATGTCGCAAAAAATTGCGGCACCTCGCAGAGAAGATCCAAGGCTGCGGATACCGCCCCGATCTGTTGGGATTGCAGGGGGGCAAACCGGTATCTATCCGATTGAAACACCAGGGGGATGGCAGCTAATCGGACAGACGCCAATTGAGTTGTTTTTGCCGGACGAAACGCCGCCTAGTTTGTTGCGTGCGGGTGATCAGCTCGAGTTTTTTGCCATTACGAAAGAGCAATATGATGTCTATAAGGAGGGGAATGTATGA
- a CDS encoding MFS transporter: MAKQIQDNGQKKELIPYWIKAVIVFFLGWVAIYGTRAILNPVMDDIQNEFSLSAGQLGMISSIFFIGYAGLNIPSGILGDKIGKKKVLVPGIIMFGIFAAIAGSMPTFFLFVLMWLMVGVFQGFYYGPQYGLSSEAIPKKHITVGSAIINSGMAFGLSAGYFLSSYTIEAGMSWRAPFYIVAIPVVLIGLLMWWLVKENPYGKKAKAEIENEEPFKISVLFKNRNLLMSYIVIFCAIYGFFVVVTWMPYYLQHARGIEGSAVATVSSLVPWAAVPGSILFSWIADRLGKRRPVLLVMLPLSLISLVSIVAFDNMYVLYAALIGYGIFGKISTNPVLVAVVADNAPKNAYGTSFGVYNFIGMCGSILAPYITGYLADVTGNLDMGFYFAGFLLIIGTIAAALIKEDNKPKLTDTKAVTE, translated from the coding sequence ATGGCGAAACAAATACAAGATAATGGCCAGAAAAAAGAACTCATTCCTTATTGGATCAAAGCCGTTATCGTATTCTTCTTAGGTTGGGTTGCAATTTATGGAACGCGTGCAATCTTAAACCCTGTCATGGATGATATTCAAAATGAATTCAGCTTATCCGCTGGTCAACTCGGTATGATCAGCAGTATCTTCTTCATCGGTTATGCGGGATTGAACATTCCATCCGGTATTCTCGGTGATAAAATCGGTAAAAAGAAAGTGCTTGTACCAGGGATTATTATGTTCGGTATCTTTGCAGCAATTGCAGGGTCTATGCCGACATTCTTCTTATTCGTACTGATGTGGTTAATGGTTGGTGTATTCCAAGGATTCTATTATGGACCTCAGTATGGTTTATCTTCAGAAGCGATTCCTAAGAAACACATCACAGTCGGTTCAGCAATTATCAACAGTGGTATGGCGTTCGGTCTATCCGCTGGTTACTTCTTATCCAGTTATACAATTGAAGCTGGAATGTCTTGGAGAGCACCATTCTACATTGTAGCAATTCCGGTCGTACTCATTGGTTTGCTAATGTGGTGGCTTGTTAAAGAAAATCCATATGGCAAGAAAGCTAAAGCTGAAATTGAGAATGAAGAGCCATTCAAGATCAGTGTGTTGTTCAAAAACCGCAACTTGCTTATGTCTTACATCGTAATCTTCTGTGCAATTTACGGATTCTTTGTAGTCGTAACATGGATGCCTTACTACTTGCAGCACGCACGCGGGATTGAAGGCAGCGCGGTTGCAACTGTATCTTCACTAGTGCCATGGGCAGCTGTACCAGGTTCGATTCTTTTCAGCTGGATTGCTGACCGTCTTGGTAAGCGCCGTCCAGTACTGCTTGTTATGCTTCCACTTTCATTGATTTCTCTCGTTTCCATCGTTGCATTCGACAACATGTATGTTCTCTATGCAGCACTAATCGGTTACGGGATCTTTGGTAAAATCAGTACAAACCCTGTCTTGGTTGCTGTTGTCGCAGACAACGCTCCTAAAAATGCATATGGTACATCATTCGGTGTGTACAACTTCATCGGAATGTGTGGTTCCATCCTTGCACCATACATCACAGGTTACTTGGCTGATGTAACTGGTAATCTGGATATGGGCTTCTACTTTGCAGGTTTCCTACTTATCATCGGTACAATTGCCGCAGCGTTGATTAAGGAAGATAACAAACCAAAATTAACAGACACGAAAGCAGTAACTGAATAA
- a CDS encoding DUF2877 domain-containing protein, which produces MTRPQARRTILHATEYQQQIPFHLAKHPVCTVHSTFQNGLNIKSGDRLFFIGTVKNGRLPFGIHLSQEDLDRLLNGINENSAVSWEPNDRSLSFGETETVVSLVGGDPFDCKVSRELVTSERLADNLAMFASILLEEPRVTGLDIDIELWLTRQLEGSLANGLTEQHLSALLESMNSSNTNEIERHLRYIIGRGQGLTPSGDDHLVGLLAIHEATGILSDPFTDTLRQLVVQEALTTDIGREYLLYALNGHFSSTVVEATSALTRKTDIYMLKPLLLELLEMGHSSGTDTVFGMLLGLLALRRKTE; this is translated from the coding sequence ATGACTCGGCCGCAAGCAAGACGAACCATCCTGCATGCGACAGAATACCAGCAGCAAATACCTTTCCATCTGGCAAAGCATCCAGTGTGCACCGTCCACAGCACGTTTCAGAATGGGTTAAATATCAAAAGCGGTGATCGTCTATTTTTCATCGGAACGGTAAAAAATGGCCGGCTGCCATTTGGTATTCATCTGTCACAAGAGGATTTGGACCGGCTGTTAAATGGAATCAATGAGAATTCTGCCGTCTCTTGGGAACCAAATGATCGAAGTCTGTCATTTGGAGAGACGGAAACAGTTGTGAGTCTAGTTGGAGGTGACCCTTTTGACTGTAAGGTTTCCCGAGAACTCGTAACGAGTGAGCGGCTGGCGGATAATTTAGCGATGTTTGCATCCATCTTACTCGAAGAACCGCGAGTGACTGGCTTAGACATCGATATTGAATTATGGTTGACCCGACAGTTGGAAGGAAGTCTTGCTAATGGCCTGACAGAGCAGCATCTTTCTGCTTTATTAGAATCAATGAATTCCTCAAACACGAACGAAATTGAACGGCATCTAAGATATATCATTGGACGGGGACAAGGACTTACCCCGTCTGGTGATGATCATTTGGTCGGTTTACTTGCTATCCATGAAGCGACGGGAATTTTATCGGATCCATTTACGGATACCTTAAGACAGCTCGTTGTGCAAGAAGCTCTGACGACTGATATCGGCCGCGAGTACTTGCTTTACGCATTGAATGGACATTTCAGTTCAACAGTAGTAGAAGCAACTTCGGCATTGACACGGAAGACAGATATTTATATGCTAAAACCACTGCTTTTGGAATTGCTCGAAATGGGGCATAGTTCTGGAACAGATACGGTTTTTGGCATGTTACTCGGCTTACTAGCGCTAAGGAGGAAAACAGAATGA
- a CDS encoding sensor histidine kinase, which produces MEPIVLDGLPNGYLIVDLEDGQTIKAKEQAFLQTFSRSLAIMLQNKLLFERYRNKHAELDAVLESMSEGVMLLNNDHEVEYVNEFFLNVIDGDGTNVPLGRLSEVLNRINVLFESTAEELTSFFEGEASDLKLEYKTKSGNADFYMLHKFSVISDEKQIGEGLLIRDITKEEEIDTLKNNLISLTSHEFKTPITNIRGSVETLLRDDVEWEPDFQEELLEGVHEDIERIQHLVDDWMDISKIESGSMYIERNMVRADHVIEKSIELVPISLKEEATLSFHNKAEDYLFFYADKTRVQQVLVNLFTNALRYNDHPHKQIDITLEKKDDFLTIAVTDNGIGISKEHLQKIFNRFYQVDVTATRRSGGTGLGLSICQGIMEAHEGRIEVDSKPGEGSTFTLYFPIRKGS; this is translated from the coding sequence ATGGAACCGATTGTACTGGATGGCCTGCCGAACGGATACCTGATTGTGGACTTAGAAGACGGTCAAACCATCAAAGCGAAAGAACAGGCATTTCTTCAAACGTTCTCTCGTTCTCTCGCGATTATGCTGCAAAACAAATTATTATTTGAACGGTATCGTAATAAGCATGCTGAACTGGATGCGGTTCTCGAGAGCATGTCTGAAGGTGTCATGCTTTTGAATAACGATCACGAAGTCGAGTATGTAAATGAATTCTTCTTGAATGTAATTGACGGAGACGGCACAAACGTCCCCCTTGGGCGCCTGTCTGAAGTTCTTAACCGGATTAATGTTCTGTTTGAAAGCACAGCGGAGGAACTTACTTCATTTTTTGAAGGAGAAGCCAGTGATTTGAAACTTGAATACAAAACAAAATCAGGAAATGCCGATTTTTATATGCTTCATAAATTCTCGGTTATATCAGACGAGAAACAAATCGGTGAGGGACTGCTAATCCGTGATATCACAAAAGAAGAAGAAATCGATACGTTGAAAAACAACTTGATATCGTTAACTTCCCATGAATTTAAAACACCGATTACCAACATTAGAGGAAGTGTTGAAACTTTACTGCGGGATGACGTGGAGTGGGAACCGGACTTTCAGGAGGAATTGCTGGAAGGCGTTCATGAGGACATTGAGCGAATCCAGCACTTAGTCGATGACTGGATGGATATCTCGAAAATCGAATCGGGATCCATGTACATTGAGCGTAATATGGTGCGGGCAGATCACGTTATCGAGAAGTCCATCGAACTTGTCCCGATTAGCCTGAAAGAAGAGGCGACTTTGTCGTTCCACAACAAAGCGGAGGATTACTTATTCTTCTATGCGGACAAAACACGTGTACAACAAGTGCTGGTGAATCTTTTTACAAATGCACTTCGTTATAACGACCACCCACATAAGCAGATTGATATCACGTTGGAGAAAAAAGACGACTTCTTGACGATTGCAGTCACGGACAATGGTATTGGAATTTCGAAAGAGCATTTACAGAAAATCTTTAACCGTTTTTACCAAGTCGATGTCACTGCAACCCGGCGATCAGGCGGAACGGGCTTAGGATTATCGATTTGCCAAGGGATTATGGAAGCGCATGAAGGCAGAATCGAAGTCGATAGCAAACCTGGAGAAGGCAGTACATTTACACTTTACTTTCCGATACGAAAGGGGTCCTGA
- a CDS encoding biotin-dependent carboxyltransferase family protein, producing MIRVVKAGLSDTIQDSGRSGYQQFGVIHSGTMDSVSSRIANLLVGNAEGEAVLEMTLLGPRLLFEKDVLLSLCGGEFTPEIDGVPVPLWRPVAIKKNSVLTIGPATRGCRLVMAVAGGFDLPEALGSHSTYINARFGGFQGRSLEKDDLLPVKRPWETSPMRMEHMMQGRLPFLTVTWSVAKKLRPLAEEPFTIRVLPGIQINLFTKQSQKDFAASIFKVDSKSDRMGYRLQGPLLKLSEPQELLSEAVTFGSVQVPSNGQPIILMADHQTTGGYPKIAQVITADLPLLAQAKPGDSIQFREVSIHTAQKLLQQVEETINELRIGIKLKFINGGIQ from the coding sequence ATGATTCGAGTAGTGAAGGCTGGTTTGTCAGACACGATTCAGGACAGCGGCAGAAGCGGCTACCAGCAATTTGGTGTCATCCATAGCGGAACGATGGATTCCGTTTCTAGTCGAATTGCGAATCTCCTTGTAGGGAATGCAGAAGGTGAAGCCGTTCTCGAAATGACGCTCCTTGGGCCCAGGCTTCTGTTCGAGAAAGATGTGCTCCTCTCTTTATGCGGGGGCGAATTCACCCCGGAAATAGACGGGGTTCCAGTTCCGTTGTGGAGACCTGTCGCAATAAAGAAAAACTCGGTATTAACGATTGGTCCTGCAACACGTGGATGTCGTCTTGTCATGGCTGTTGCTGGAGGATTTGACTTGCCTGAAGCGCTGGGCAGTCATTCCACATACATAAATGCAAGATTTGGGGGATTCCAGGGAAGAAGCCTAGAAAAAGACGATCTGTTGCCCGTAAAAAGACCCTGGGAAACGTCTCCTATGAGAATGGAGCATATGATGCAGGGTCGGCTTCCTTTTTTAACTGTGACTTGGTCTGTGGCCAAAAAACTGCGGCCGTTAGCAGAAGAGCCCTTCACAATTCGGGTGCTGCCAGGTATTCAAATAAATCTTTTCACCAAACAAAGCCAAAAGGACTTTGCAGCCTCTATCTTTAAGGTAGACTCGAAATCCGATCGCATGGGCTATAGATTACAGGGTCCGCTTCTTAAGCTATCTGAACCTCAAGAGCTTTTATCTGAAGCCGTCACATTCGGTTCTGTTCAAGTCCCATCGAATGGACAACCCATTATACTGATGGCGGATCATCAAACGACTGGCGGCTATCCTAAAATTGCTCAAGTGATAACAGCAGACCTGCCATTATTAGCTCAAGCGAAGCCAGGGGATTCTATTCAGTTTAGGGAAGTCTCTATACATACTGCACAGAA
- the arcC gene encoding carbamate kinase produces MTEKVVIALGGNAILQPKQEATYENQRENVRISTEIIAKIVKNGHEVIVTHGNGPQVGNILRQNEEAKDVVPALPLDVCSAESQGFIGYMMEQTLKNELNKLGLNNQVVSMLTQTEVDRHDPAFEDPSKPIGVFYSEEEAKQLAEEKGWDVKEDAGRGWRRVVASPNPKSILSSDTIKLLTDNKVIVIASGGGGIPVVREKDGSLTGIEAVIDKDRSAFRLAEEAKADVLMILTDVDNVFVNYGKPDQKALGTITLEEAKGYADEGQFSAGSMGPKVEAAMKFAEMGGRAIICSLGQADLAVEGKAGTQIKK; encoded by the coding sequence ATGACAGAAAAAGTAGTAATTGCACTTGGGGGAAACGCAATCTTGCAGCCAAAGCAGGAAGCGACTTACGAGAATCAGCGTGAAAACGTACGGATTAGTACTGAAATCATTGCGAAAATTGTCAAGAACGGTCATGAAGTCATCGTGACGCATGGCAACGGCCCGCAAGTAGGCAACATTCTTCGTCAGAACGAAGAAGCTAAAGATGTTGTTCCCGCACTTCCACTAGACGTATGTAGCGCAGAATCACAAGGATTCATCGGGTACATGATGGAACAGACATTGAAGAACGAATTGAATAAGCTTGGTCTTAACAACCAAGTAGTCAGCATGCTGACGCAAACAGAAGTGGATCGTCATGATCCTGCTTTTGAAGATCCTTCTAAGCCAATCGGTGTCTTCTATTCAGAAGAAGAAGCAAAGCAATTGGCAGAAGAAAAAGGCTGGGATGTTAAAGAAGATGCCGGCCGTGGCTGGAGACGCGTTGTTGCTTCACCAAATCCGAAGTCAATCTTAAGCTCAGATACAATTAAACTGCTGACAGATAACAAGGTTATTGTTATCGCTTCAGGCGGCGGCGGAATTCCAGTCGTACGTGAAAAAGATGGCAGCTTAACAGGCATTGAAGCGGTTATTGATAAAGACCGCAGTGCGTTCCGTCTAGCAGAAGAGGCAAAAGCGGATGTTCTTATGATTTTGACTGACGTGGATAACGTATTTGTTAACTACGGAAAACCTGATCAAAAAGCACTTGGCACAATTACACTTGAAGAAGCAAAAGGCTATGCAGATGAAGGTCAATTCTCTGCGGGCAGCATGGGTCCTAAAGTTGAAGCTGCGATGAAGTTTGCTGAAATGGGCGGACGTGCAATTATTTGTTCACTCGGACAGGCTGACCTTGCAGTTGAAGGAAAAGCTGGAACACAAATTAAAAAGTAA
- a CDS encoding response regulator transcription factor, with protein sequence MKQKICVVDDEAKILRFISANLRSVGYEVVTADSGEELLEKYDLISPDLILLDIMMPGKDGFYVLEELRKFSHTPIIMLTARSNPKDKVNGLNLGADDYLTKPFSLDELFARVNAVLRRSQPSLTDASAGASSVIQTGALQVDVGGKRIWIDDEELKLTQTEFSLLEILALNLDKVVQHESLLSEVWGPQYRDDVEYLRVGIARIRRKIKERLKEPEEYIVTYPGLGYMLKSVAALSE encoded by the coding sequence ATGAAACAAAAAATATGTGTCGTAGATGATGAGGCAAAGATTTTGCGTTTTATCTCTGCGAATTTACGATCTGTTGGATATGAAGTGGTGACTGCCGACTCAGGGGAAGAACTGCTGGAGAAGTATGATCTCATTTCACCGGACTTAATATTACTCGATATCATGATGCCAGGAAAAGATGGGTTTTATGTTTTGGAGGAACTGCGCAAGTTTTCTCATACGCCTATTATTATGTTAACCGCTAGAAGTAATCCAAAAGATAAAGTGAATGGGTTGAATTTAGGGGCTGATGATTACCTGACGAAGCCGTTTTCGTTAGACGAGTTATTCGCACGCGTCAACGCGGTTTTGCGCAGAAGTCAGCCAAGCCTTACAGATGCGTCTGCGGGTGCATCGTCTGTTATCCAGACGGGAGCCCTGCAAGTCGATGTTGGGGGTAAACGGATTTGGATTGACGATGAAGAATTGAAATTGACGCAAACCGAGTTTTCATTATTGGAGATTCTTGCATTGAATCTAGACAAAGTCGTGCAGCATGAATCGCTGCTTTCAGAAGTATGGGGTCCCCAATATCGAGACGATGTCGAGTATCTGCGCGTTGGTATTGCAAGAATCAGACGGAAAATCAAAGAGCGATTGAAAGAGCCGGAAGAGTACATTGTTACGTACCCGGGTCTAGGGTACATGTTGAAAAGTGTTGCCGCTCTTAGTGAATAG
- a CDS encoding cache domain-containing protein gives MKNRRSRSFKKELIYSFLTIGLSSIILLGFFQFFQLSSLIEGNQDSQTKVTEFLEDNIEGYMEQHGRIIETMSASIAPLLENNQTEAIEEKLRDIKLNYPGFVNLYVGDKDGKSLVFFPASYTDGATREHLDFSDRSYYKELLETNEQVISPVFRGRGGTDTLLVAIVSPIFSSEGKMQGYILGAIDLNALEKYVSTRISGEASYAVLLDQDNNVIVHPDVDTRTEMVNLTNSQIVQTITKQENRPMNSLTVKEDNSGKEFITYAKIQELGWTVWIANPSTLINKPLRSAANTVLWFIPITALFVILASFFLTNRLERTIRNLLDTIKSYTASYKTNHPVKLSDHIQGPQEMTDLLTHFNDMMSEIEENRVELMELNTQLEARVQERTANLEQRNSELQAVNQLITPVSSKMDLPHFIQLCLQNIKQSV, from the coding sequence ATGAAAAATAGACGATCCCGTTCCTTTAAAAAAGAACTCATTTACTCATTTCTTACCATTGGGCTCTCGTCAATTATCCTCCTCGGTTTTTTTCAATTCTTCCAGCTCTCTTCGTTAATTGAAGGCAATCAGGACAGTCAGACGAAAGTAACCGAGTTTTTGGAAGACAATATTGAAGGCTATATGGAACAGCATGGAAGAATCATCGAAACGATGTCTGCAAGTATTGCACCGTTATTGGAAAATAATCAAACAGAGGCAATTGAAGAGAAACTTCGGGATATTAAACTCAATTATCCTGGTTTCGTCAACTTGTATGTGGGCGATAAAGACGGAAAGTCACTCGTCTTCTTTCCAGCTTCTTATACGGATGGCGCGACACGGGAACATTTAGATTTCAGCGATCGCTCGTATTACAAAGAACTGCTGGAAACGAACGAACAAGTAATCTCACCTGTATTCCGTGGACGAGGAGGAACGGATACGCTCCTAGTAGCAATTGTTTCACCAATCTTCAGCAGTGAAGGCAAGATGCAAGGCTATATTTTAGGTGCAATCGATTTAAATGCGTTGGAAAAGTACGTGTCCACCAGAATTTCCGGTGAAGCCAGTTATGCCGTCCTTCTTGATCAGGACAATAATGTAATCGTTCATCCAGATGTGGATACTCGAACGGAAATGGTCAACTTAACCAACTCCCAAATTGTACAAACGATTACCAAGCAAGAGAACCGGCCCATGAATAGCTTGACCGTCAAAGAGGATAACAGCGGAAAAGAATTTATAACGTACGCTAAAATTCAAGAGCTTGGCTGGACTGTGTGGATAGCAAATCCATCCACTTTGATCAACAAGCCCCTAAGAAGTGCAGCGAATACAGTTTTATGGTTCATCCCAATCACCGCCCTGTTTGTCATACTGGCGAGTTTCTTTTTAACAAATCGCCTTGAACGGACAATTCGTAATTTGCTGGACACAATAAAAAGCTATACGGCGAGTTATAAGACGAACCATCCCGTAAAATTGTCTGACCATATTCAAGGACCTCAAGAAATGACAGATCTGCTTACTCATTTTAATGACATGATGTCTGAAATTGAAGAAAATCGAGTGGAGCTCATGGAATTGAATACACAACTAGAAGCGCGTGTACAAGAGCGGACGGCAAACTTGGAGCAGCGAAATTCAGAATTGCAAGCGGTCAACCAGCTGATAACACCAGTTTCGTCCAAGATGGACTTACCGCATTTCATACAGCTGTGTCTGCAAAATATTAAACAGTCCGTTTAA
- a CDS encoding DUF1116 domain-containing protein yields the protein MNYKSMDEANKAVIDKISGSAPFLVDVVPAKEKIKELNEGKVILHAGPPIQWSDMTGPMQGSCIGAAIYEGWAASEEDAEKQLAGGEVKFIPCHHVNAVGPMGGITSANMPVFVVENRSEGNEAYCIMNEGIGKVLRFGANSQEVIDRLKWMQDILGPTIAKALALTEDGLNLNVIIAKAITMGDEFHQRNIAASLIFLKEISPYIVQLDMDANDRKDVIQFLADTDQFFLNIAMATGKAVMDAARTIQDGTVVTAMCRNGKDFGIRISGMGDEWFTAPVNTPQGLFFTGFSQEDANPDIGDSAITETFGVGGMAMIAAPGVTRFVGAGGFDDALATSNEMTEICVSQNSNFTIPTWDFQGACLGIDARKVVETGIEPIINTGIANKKAGMGQVGAGTVRAPKECFEKAIEAYAVKLGLI from the coding sequence ATGAACTACAAGTCAATGGATGAAGCAAACAAAGCAGTTATCGATAAAATTAGCGGATCAGCTCCATTTCTAGTCGACGTTGTACCAGCAAAAGAAAAAATCAAAGAGCTTAACGAGGGGAAAGTAATCCTTCATGCGGGCCCTCCAATTCAGTGGAGTGACATGACAGGTCCAATGCAGGGGTCATGTATTGGTGCTGCAATCTATGAAGGATGGGCAGCATCTGAAGAAGATGCTGAAAAGCAATTAGCTGGCGGAGAAGTAAAATTTATTCCTTGCCATCATGTAAATGCGGTTGGACCTATGGGCGGAATCACATCAGCAAATATGCCAGTATTCGTTGTAGAAAATCGTTCAGAAGGGAACGAGGCATATTGCATTATGAACGAAGGAATCGGTAAAGTTCTTCGTTTCGGAGCAAATTCACAAGAAGTAATTGATCGCTTAAAATGGATGCAAGATATTCTTGGACCAACAATCGCAAAAGCGCTCGCTCTTACTGAAGATGGTTTGAACCTGAACGTTATCATTGCAAAAGCGATCACAATGGGTGACGAATTCCACCAGCGCAACATTGCAGCATCATTAATTTTCCTAAAAGAGATCAGCCCGTACATCGTCCAGCTGGATATGGATGCGAACGATCGTAAAGATGTAATTCAGTTCCTAGCCGATACAGATCAGTTCTTCTTGAACATCGCAATGGCAACTGGTAAAGCTGTTATGGATGCTGCCCGTACAATTCAAGACGGAACAGTCGTTACTGCAATGTGCCGTAACGGTAAAGACTTCGGTATCCGCATTAGCGGTATGGGAGATGAGTGGTTTACAGCTCCAGTAAATACGCCACAAGGCTTATTCTTCACTGGATTCTCTCAGGAAGATGCGAATCCGGACATCGGCGACAGCGCAATTACTGAAACATTCGGTGTTGGCGGTATGGCGATGATTGCTGCTCCTGGTGTAACACGTTTCGTGGGTGCTGGCGGTTTCGATGATGCACTTGCAACTAGTAACGAAATGACAGAAATCTGTGTTTCTCAAAACAGTAACTTTACAATTCCTACTTGGGATTTCCAAGGGGCTTGTCTGGGAATCGATGCTCGTAAAGTTGTTGAAACTGGTATCGAACCAATTATCAACACAGGAATTGCGAACAAAAAGGCTGGTATGGGACAAGTAGGTGCAGGTACAGTTCGTGCACCAAAAGAATGTTTTGAAAAAGCAATTGAAGCATACGCTGTGAAGTTAGGCTTGATCTAA